CTATTAAGTAGTAATTATAATATCAATACTTTGAGAAAGTTTTAATCGTGACTACCATTATCTTTCATTTATAGAAGTATATTATTGCTCAGTATTGCATATATGAATAATCTATATACATCGTTTGTTTTAGAAAATGCAGTATTAATAGTTTTATTTTCAATAATTATAGTTGTTATGGTTTATAAGTTTTTAAGATTCAAGATTTAAAAGCAGTAACAATAAAATTCCCATATTGTCATTCTTTATAATTTTATGACATAAGGAATTTAATTTAGCTTTTAATTATAATTGAATAAATAAAGCTACGGCTTAGTATATAATATACTTATAAAACTATCTTACTTCAGGCAATCTATTCTGCCTGAAGTTTTATTATAATATGCTTTGTGAAAATTGAGATTCTTAAAGTTTTTGAATTACCCTATTTGTGGTTTTAAGTGAAGGTAGAGAAAAAAATGTCCCTTTTTCGGCTTTAAACAGTTATATAAGTAAAGAAGTGAAATAATCTTGAACCTATAGAATTTATTATCTCACTTCAAGATAAGGACAAAAAATCTAATTAATAAAAAGATGGTGTGGAGTTTAGTGTATTAATTTCAAGAGTCACTATAAGTGGAAAGATGTACCTACAAAGAAATATAAATGGTGTTTGGACAAAAGCAAAAGTTGGTAGGGATAATATCACCACTTATACAGGTAGTATTAGCTTATAGAAAAAAATGGAGGTTATCATATGATTAACAGATGCATAGGCAGGTATAAGAATGGAGATGTAGATTCAGTAAATGTGAAAAATATGGAACAAGTATACATGATTTTATTTTTTATAAGATTAAGTATCGATAAAATTCATAAGGAGCTACAATATGAAGCTATTTAATAAAATTATAATGTTAATAATAATGTTTTTTATTGTTTTTTCATCAATAATTCCAGCTATGGCATATAATGGTGTATATGAACTTACAGAGACTCAAGAACTTCAAGAAGTACTTGACTCGGCATTTGAACAACTAAAGGAACAGAATGCTGAGCATATGTTTCCGTTGTTTGAAAAAATGATTAGAAGGCAATTTAATCTTTCCAACGAAATTGAAAATGATTATGAAAGTATAATTTTAAGTAATGAATACTATACAAGTGATGGTACCGGTGGAGTAATCAAATATCATTCACCATGGGGAGATGTAGATATTGTTGAAACATACTATGGGTTAACACAAACGAGAGACTTATATTTTGAGTTAGTCGATCCTGGGAGCACTTTGACATCGATATTAATAAATATCCTAGAAGAAATTGCTGGTTATTTTAGTTTTCCGATAGGGACATTAAGAAGTCATTTTGAAAGAACAGTAACAGTTCCTGTCAAAAACTTATATAATGCTAATAAAAGAGCAGTACTATTTACATCAAAGGATAATTTTGATATGGGGAGAGTAACTACTGTTGTCAGCGAGTGGAGGAAATTTCCTGTTATGTCTAGACCAAGTGGTGCAACCAATGTACATGTTAAAACTTCATTACGATAAATGGAAAATAAAATTTATAAAAATGTAGTATTTATAATTATATTGCTGACAACAAATACCTATATTGATAGATTAATTAATAAAGTGTTATTCTTCCCGATAAAAGAAGATTTACAGTTTTTGTATATTTCTATCATAGCTATATCAGTATCTATTTACTTTTTGATTTTTATTACAGTTTTAGAATATTGGAAGCTAAGTAGAATTTATCTACTGTTACTCAGTATTGCATATATGAATAATCTATATACATCGTTTGTTTTAGAAAATGCAGTATTAATAGTTTTATTTTCAATAACTATAGTTGTTATGGTTTATAAGTTTTTAAGATTCAAGATTTAAAAGCAGTAACAATAAAATTCCCATATTGTCATTCTTTATAATTTTATGACATAAGGATTTGATTTAGATATTAATTAAAACTTTGTAACCTGGACTTCGGCTTAGTATATAATAAACTGACAAAACTATTTTATTTCAGGCAGAATATTCTGCCTGAAGTTTTTATGTAATGAGGTTTTTGGTAATTATGATTCTTAAAATTTTTGAATTACTCTATTTGTAGTTTATAATGGAGAAGGAGAAAAAAATGTCCCTTTTTCAGTTTAAAACAGTTATATAAGTAGAGGAGTGAAACAAATTATTTGAGTTTATTTTTAATAAGTCAAATATAAAAATGCTCAATATGATACCTATAATATTTTTTACAATATCTGAAGACCACTGTTTTTGGTTGGATGATATTATGAGTAAATACCATAAAAAATTGATAAATATAGCCATGGGCTATGTGAAATATAAAGAATCAGCAGAGGATGTAGTACAAAATTCATATATTATCATAATAAAAAATATGGATAGAATTTTTAAACTATCACCCTCTCATAGGATTGCATATGTAACTACAATTGTTAAAAATGAGTCAATCAACTATATTAAAAACAGTAAAAGGGAAATCAGTACTGACAGTATAGATACATACATGGTCACAACAGAACCTGGACCGGCAGAAAAACTTATAAAAAAAGAGAATGAAGAAGCTCTAAAAAGAGCATTACAAAAATTAAGTGAAGAAGAATTGTACTTCATTGAGTATAGATATGTCAAATCTTTGAAATATTTAGAATTGGCAAAACTATTCGGTATCACAGAAGAAGCGGCCAAAAAGAGGGGTCAAAGAATACTCAAGAAACTAAGAAAATATTTAGAAAAGGAGCGAGATTGATGGCAATATCTATTGACGAATTACTAAATAGAGATTTACAAAAAGTCTATGATGAAAGATTAAGTAGACTAAATACAATTGAAAGTAAAATAGATAAAGGTGATCTGGATGTCAGTAGATATGATGAGTTAATCTCTATAATAAATGCTCTTCCGGAAACAGAACAAATCATCCTCTTAGCAATATACGGATTTGGTTTTTCAGTTCAAGATACAGTAGCAATTTATAATAATGATGTAAGTGAGGGATATGTAAGATATCTTAAAAATTTTTTATCTACAAGGCTTAAACTTTCCGGACAAATTTCGGATGTTTCATTAAAAAATGTATGTAATCTAATTTTAAATAATCATCCATATAAGGAAGAAAATATAGTAATAAAGAGATCTGGATTTAAGAAAGTGTTAAATAAAGCTATACTGGTTATCCTTATCACCATTGCCAGCTTCACATTAGCAATGGTTACGAGTGCCGACTTTAGAGAACTTATTCTAAAGTGGACTATAAAAGATCGAGTTAAATACTCAGATATAGCCATTAGGACTGAAGAACTACCCGAAGAACACCCAACAGATTTGGAAAGCATAAGTATTGACTATGTTCCCAATGAATATGAGTACTTTGATTTTTGGGAGAATAAAGACGAAAAAAATTATATCTTTAAAGATGGCGATAAGGAATTAAACCTAAATATAAGTCTATTGGACAAAAGAAAAAATGTTGATAAAAAAGATACCGATACAAAGAAAGTAAAATTCGGAAAAGATGACGCATATCTCATCACTAAATCAAACTACAGAGAACTGGTATATGCAAAAGGAGAACTTTCAGTAACAATAAAAGGAGACTTAACGGAGGATGAAATTTTTAGAATAGGAGAGGACTTAAAACTAACAGACTACAGAGCACCTGAACCGGTTCCACAGGACTTAAGTAGATTTATACTAGGATATGTTCCTGAAAGATTTAAGTTTGATAAGGTTACGGGTGATGATTATTCTAAATCACATCATTATTTATATAGAGAAGAGTACTTGACGATTGAATTTAGTGTACCGAATTTGCTGAGTAGCGTTGATACGGAAGACACAGATATTAAAAGGATAACATATGGTGAGGGAGATGCTTATTATATGGTTAAAGGGAATGAAAAAATCTTAGTATATGAAAAAGATGGTGTTGTGATAAAGATATTTGGGAAGTTAACAGAAGCAGAAATTTTTAAAATTGCAGATAATATAAAATAAAATGTCCCTTTTTTATGGCTAAACAGTTATATATGTAAATAGACGTTTATTTAAGGAGGATTTGAAATGAAAAAAGTTTCAGGTAATTTTTTAATCTTAACAACAATATTTATGCTCACTTTTGTTAACGCAAAAGCAAGCTATCTAGGAAACGTTATTAATAAACAAAGTACTTTTTTAAACCAGATAATACCGATGTATACCGATGTTGATAATGTTCGATCTAACATATATTCAAGTGGAGTAACTGTTAACCTTAGCGTGAAGGTAAATACATTAAAATCGACTGTCGCTACTAGTGGAACGATATACTTGCAGAAAAAAGTAAATGGTGTTTGGATAACAGAAAAAAGTTGGTATGCTTCTGGAACTGGATCCCATACGATTACCAGATCCTATACAGGTACCAAGGGATCAGAATATAGAGTTAAAGCAGTATTAAAAGTCGGTAGGGATAATATTACTACTTATTCAGGTAGTATTAGGTTATAGAGAAAAACGGAGGTTATCACATGATTAATAGATGCATAGGAAGGTATAAAAACGGAGATGTAGATTCAGAAAATGGAAGAACATTATGTATTTTCTTAGGTCCAATCAGTGTATGCGCGGATGAAGTTGTTTCTAAAAATGAATTTGAGGAGAGTATTAATGAAGTTCCCTCATTAGAAGCTATTCTAAAAAATGTAAAGCTACAACTAGAATTACAAAAAGCAGAAGATTTATACGAAATGTTCGAAGATATAATTACTAGAAAGTATAATAATATTCACAATGGTTACAATACATTTGAGAATGAAGATTCAATTGTACAATATGGGAAAACATTAACAAGTGGGTCTGGAAAACTCTATTATCATTTAAACAATAAAGAGTTAGAATTTACAGATTTATATTTAAGCGCTAATCAAACTAAAAAATATTATAATGATTTAGTGAGAGCTGATTATGGTAATAGTATAGTAGAACTAATTCTAAGTTTAATTAATAGTTCTATGTCTTTTGGCTTTTATAAACAACATGTGCTTATTAATCCATTGCATGATATTATTAATAGTGGTACAGGTAGAGCAAATATTTTAAGTAATATAGATAATACGGATATGGGTAGAAAAA
The sequence above is a segment of the Peptoniphilaceae bacterium AMB_02 genome. Coding sequences within it:
- a CDS encoding sigma-70 family RNA polymerase sigma factor, translating into MSKYHKKLINIAMGYVKYKESAEDVVQNSYIIIIKNMDRIFKLSPSHRIAYVTTIVKNESINYIKNSKREISTDSIDTYMVTTEPGPAEKLIKKENEEALKRALQKLSEEELYFIEYRYVKSLKYLELAKLFGITEEAAKKRGQRILKKLRKYLEKERD
- a CDS encoding DUF4367 domain-containing protein; protein product: MAISIDELLNRDLQKVYDERLSRLNTIESKIDKGDLDVSRYDELISIINALPETEQIILLAIYGFGFSVQDTVAIYNNDVSEGYVRYLKNFLSTRLKLSGQISDVSLKNVCNLILNNHPYKEENIVIKRSGFKKVLNKAILVILITIASFTLAMVTSADFRELILKWTIKDRVKYSDIAIRTEELPEEHPTDLESISIDYVPNEYEYFDFWENKDEKNYIFKDGDKELNLNISLLDKRKNVDKKDTDTKKVKFGKDDAYLITKSNYRELVYAKGELSVTIKGDLTEDEIFRIGEDLKLTDYRAPEPVPQDLSRFILGYVPERFKFDKVTGDDYSKSHHYLYREEYLTIEFSVPNLLSSVDTEDTDIKRITYGEGDAYYMVKGNEKILVYEKDGVVIKIFGKLTEAEIFKIADNIK